The Novipirellula caenicola genome segment TTGCCGCTCTTGATCCGGCAGGATGCGGCCTTCGACACCCCACTGCGTCACGTCATACCAATCGATTCCTCCGACCGATTCCTTGCTGACCGCCATTTCGGGATCCAACGTGTCAATCGCCCCATTTTGAGCCATTAACAACGAAGCCTGCAGAACCATCACGGCAGCAACAACACGTGGAAACAGAGTGACCATCAATTCATCTCGAATCGTCAGAGGAAGGAAAGTAGGGAGGGAGGGAAAACGAGACGGTGGCGAGAGGCCTAAAGCGTCGCGTTAGTGAAGATTATAGCGACTCATTTTGTAGTGCAGGGTCCGCACGCTAATCCCGAGTGCTTTGGCAGTTTTGTCGCGATGCAGATCGTAGGCGTTCAACACCGCTGCGATCGTTTCGCGTTCGCAGGCTTCGACCGCTTCGGCCAACGGCACGATCGATTTGTTGGCGGGGCTTGGGGCACGAGTCAATTCCGCGGGCAGTTCGTCGTGATGAATCACGTCGCCGCTGTGAGTCACGACCAACCGTTCGATCATGTTCCGCAATTGCCGAACGTTGCCAGGCCAATTGGAAGAGACGAGTGTTTGCATCGCGGCGGGCGACAGCTGCTTCGGGTCTCGTGAATGTCGCTTGCAAAATTGTTCCAAAAAGTGCTCGACCAGCAACGGAATGTCTTCGCGACGCGCTCGCAGCGGAGGGACTTCGATAGGAATCACGTTGAGCCGATAAAACAGGTCCTCGCGAAAAACCCCTTCTTCGATCAACTCATGCACCGACCGATTGGTGGCCGAGACGATCCGAACATCGGTTTCGATTCGTTCTTCGCCTCCGACTCGGGTGAACACACGCGACTCGAGTACCCGCAGCAGATCGACTTGGCTTTTGGCCGACATCTCGGTCACTTCGTCCAGAAACAAAGTGCCGCCGGCGGCTTGTTCGAAACATCCTGGTTTTTGTCGCGAGGCGCCACTGAACGAGCCTTTTTCATGACCAAACAGCTCGCTTTCAAGCAAATTCTCAGGCATCGCACCTAGGTTCACGGCGATAAACGGACCTCGGCTTCGGTCGCTAAGGTCATGCAGTGCACGAGCAATCAATTCTTTTCCCGTGCCACTTTCTCCCTGAACCAAAACAGTCGCTTCGGTGGCAGCCACCTGACGAATCTGCTGAAACACCGCCTGCATCGCGGCACCGTTGCCGATGATCTCGGAAACTTGCCCGGCTCCAGCCAACTGCGTTCTCAATTGCCGATTCTCGACTCGCAGCTGATAGTACTCTCGCGCCTTGCGGACTTGCTGACGAATCAAATTCAAGTCGATCGGCTTCAAGACAAAATCGAACGCGCCTGCGCGCATCGCCTCAACGGCTGTCTCGACGGTCCCGTGGGCGGTAATCACGATGACGGCGGTGGACGGACGCAAGTAGCGAATTTTCTCTAACAGCTCAATGCCCGTCATGCTGCTACTGAGTCGCACATCGGCAATCACCAATTGGAACGATCCTTTGGTGAATTGGTCCAGCGCGTCGTCGGCATCGCCCGCGGTTTTGACGACGTCAGCTTCGCCGGCGAGCCCCTTTGCCAATCCCGACCGGATATTGGGCTCGTCATCAACGATCAGTACGGCAAACGGCTCGGAACTCATTCAAAAAACTTTCTTAATCAATTGCAAATTCACGATGATCCCGAGCTGCCCAATGCCATTTGCCCAATGCCATTTGCTCCACGCCAACAGGCTCGAGACCGGCTCGGCGGTTGAGCGTCAACCGCAGTCGCTGCCAACCGCGTTTGCGGCCTTCGTGACCCTGCGCTATCGTTGTTCTTACCCGAAAAATCCTATCCCGACGCGTCAGAAAAGGGACTGAGAAAATATCGAGATTCCCTCGCTGACGCTTCGGGTTGTGATCAACGCACCACATCCAAACGTTCGCCCCAGGAATGGTTCATGATCCGGCTGGGTTTCATGATCCGGCTAGGTTTCATGTTCCGGCTGGCCTAGTAGCTCGCCCGTCGCACTCCGACCACGGCGTAGCCGGGATAGCGTGACGTCACCATACGGGTCGCGATGTCACTGTTGCGAGCGGTCACAATCACACTGGTGCGACGACCATAAACGCCTGGACGCGGCTTCAGCAGCACTTCCCAGATCGAGGTCAATCCGGTTGCCGCCGCAAGCATATCAAGTTTCATCCGTTCGATTTGGTAGTCGCGTTCCTTTTCACGCTGATACTGCATCGCCGAGGTCTGCACCATCAAACTTTCACGTTCACGCGCCGCCTCATCTTCGGTTTCGCTGAGCCAATGTTCCCACCCCGGCTGTAGGACCGCGAGGTCTTCTTTGGCAAACAAAAAGAACGGGACGCTAATCTGGTCACCACTTTCGAGTGCCATCAGCACGCCTTCGAGCGGATAAGTCTTTGGTTCCGCACTCAGCGTTTTCCTTGCCCAAGCAGAAAGCTGTGAGGCGTCTTCGATCTTGGTTCCCTCGAGATGAGAGATGATTTTCAAGATGACCGCTTGATGCAGCGGATCAATGCGGGCGAAGGCAGTGCCGTTGATCATGACGTTGCCCAGCTTTCGCTGCACGACGAGATCCTTTTGGCCATAGGCCACCACACGTCCGCGGATCTTCATCCCATCGACTGAAGTCCACGTCTGCATCTGGTCGGCGGATTTATGAAACGCATCCTTCGTTTCTTGGGACGCCACATAATCTCGATCCTGCTGCGAAAGCTCGGCCAATTCGACCGCCACCAATTTCCCGGACTTTCGTTTTAACACCACCGTCGTGTCGTTAAACGCGACCACTTCGGCGTCGATCTTGTATTGTCCGTCGAAACTTGACCACTCGCGGGCGTTCCCGGTCGCGGTGGCCACCACCAAACTGCCCACCAACGCCAAAAGGGTAGAAAACATTCGCATGGAATTTGGCTCCAGAGAAAGTGATTCGCAGACCCCCACAAGGATCATTCTCTCTAATTTACCACGGGTCCGGCTGGGGATAAATCGGAAGTGTCGATCCGCCGCAGTGCAAAAACGACGGCCCGCGTCGACGATTTCGCAACAAAACGATACAGTGGTGGGCTTCCAAGAAGCTCCGAGGGAACTTCAAAACGAATCGTTCCGAAGCGACCGCCGCCACTCCAGCCCGGTCCAAAGCCCCCCTGCGGTTGACGTCACGATGCCTAAAAAGCAAGATTCAAAAAAGCAGAAAAAGGCCGAGCCATGGTACGCCGACGGTCTTCGCTTTGAGTGTTCTCAGTGCGGAGATTGTTGCGGCGGAGCCCCCGGGTTTGTATGGGTCAACGAAGATGAAATCGCCGAACTGGCCCAAGAAATGGACTTGGATGTCGACGCATTCGAGCACCAATTTGTTCGCCAAGTCGGTGCCGAGAAGAGTTTGAAGGAATACCCCGACGGAGACTGCATCCTGCTGGATCCTGAAACTCGCAAATGCAGCGTCTACGAAGCGCGGCCGATCCAGTGCCGGACTTGGCCGTTTTGGGACAGCAATCTAGAGCGTAAGAAGGACTGGAAAGAAACGTGCAGCGTTTGCCCTGGATCGGGAACCGGGCGACTATACACGTTCGAAGAAATCGAAATACAGCGGAAACAAAAATCGGTGTGATTCGTTTTACTCACACTGCTTTCCCGCATTCATTACTCCCATTCGCTGGCACCTTGGTTGGCCCTCCTCTGCAGAGCCTTGCTGACGCCGGTGCGGCAAACCACGAATGGCATTGCCGGATTCGTGTTATGGGGGCCAACCGCGTCCGTGGGAGTGCGTTTTGCCGCCGTTCCGCTTACAACTAGTCTTCCGCGGATAATTTTTACGATACGGTCCTGCGATTGATCCCCTTCACTACTCGATTGAACACGGCTTTGAACTGATGCGGCGAATCGGCAGCGTTGAAAACGAAACACTTGCTCATCGGTTCTGTGATTATTTGGTCACGCTGTCGATCGATGCAGCGGCAGACTCCAACGGCGACGCTGAAAATCCCCGCTGGGACATCTGGATCCGCGAGGAAAAGGATGTGGATGAAGCCCGCAAGCAGTTTGCGTTGTTCGAGCAATCGCCTGAATCCGAATCGTACAAAGTCAAAAGCAAGGCCGACGCGATTCGCAACGAGCGGGTGAACCATCACCAGCGACGGATCGCCGAGCAGCGAAAGCTACAACGATCGATGCCGGCGTCACGCGGCGGAGCGGTGGGGGGCCTTGGCGGCCCCGGAATGCCGGGACGTCAGCAGCGGATTCCGGTCGTGATCGCGGTGATCGCGATGTCGGTGATCGCCAGTTTTAGTGGTGGCTTTGGACAACCACGTCCATCGCGTGACGGCAGCGCTTTGACGACCGAACAATCGGTCGACTATGCGTTGTCGTTCGTCGATCGCCGCGACTACATCGAAAGTGACGGTGATTGGTTTGCGTCGGTGCGAAAAGGCGAAGTTTGGCGTTTCATCACACCACTGCTGCTGCACGCCGATCCGCTGCACTTGGCGTTCAATATGATTTGGATCTTTCTGCTCGGGTCGGCGATCGAGCGACTGCATGGTTCGATCTTTCTGATCATTTTGCTGTTCGTTAGCCAGTTGGCGGGGATGATGCTGCAGGTCTCGCTGCCGGCTGCCGATTCGCTACCGCCGATTCTGCATGCAGTCGCAGGATCTCCGTTTGCTATCGGGGCATCGGGCGCCGTATACGGTTTGTTTGGCTATTTGTGGATTCGTCCGCAGACGGATAGCACGTACCCGATTCGCATGTCTCAAGGCAACGTGATGCTGATGTTGGGATGGTTGGTCTTGTGCATGACCGGAATGTTCGGCCCGATCGCCAACGGAGCCCACCTAGGTGGATTGATCGCCGGCGTCATCGCGGCATTCCTAACGTCGCCCAAACGCTAGTGCCTCGTTAAAA includes the following:
- a CDS encoding sigma-54 dependent transcriptional regulator; the protein is MSSEPFAVLIVDDEPNIRSGLAKGLAGEADVVKTAGDADDALDQFTKGSFQLVIADVRLSSSMTGIELLEKIRYLRPSTAVIVITAHGTVETAVEAMRAGAFDFVLKPIDLNLIRQQVRKAREYYQLRVENRQLRTQLAGAGQVSEIIGNGAAMQAVFQQIRQVAATEATVLVQGESGTGKELIARALHDLSDRSRGPFIAVNLGAMPENLLESELFGHEKGSFSGASRQKPGCFEQAAGGTLFLDEVTEMSAKSQVDLLRVLESRVFTRVGGEERIETDVRIVSATNRSVHELIEEGVFREDLFYRLNVIPIEVPPLRARREDIPLLVEHFLEQFCKRHSRDPKQLSPAAMQTLVSSNWPGNVRQLRNMIERLVVTHSGDVIHHDELPAELTRAPSPANKSIVPLAEAVEACERETIAAVLNAYDLHRDKTAKALGISVRTLHYKMSRYNLH
- a CDS encoding SHD1 domain-containing protein, translated to MRMFSTLLALVGSLVVATATGNAREWSSFDGQYKIDAEVVAFNDTTVVLKRKSGKLVAVELAELSQQDRDYVASQETKDAFHKSADQMQTWTSVDGMKIRGRVVAYGQKDLVVQRKLGNVMINGTAFARIDPLHQAVILKIISHLEGTKIEDASQLSAWARKTLSAEPKTYPLEGVLMALESGDQISVPFFLFAKEDLAVLQPGWEHWLSETEDEAARERESLMVQTSAMQYQREKERDYQIERMKLDMLAAATGLTSIWEVLLKPRPGVYGRRTSVIVTARNSDIATRMVTSRYPGYAVVGVRRASY
- a CDS encoding YkgJ family cysteine cluster protein, coding for MPKKQDSKKQKKAEPWYADGLRFECSQCGDCCGGAPGFVWVNEDEIAELAQEMDLDVDAFEHQFVRQVGAEKSLKEYPDGDCILLDPETRKCSVYEARPIQCRTWPFWDSNLERKKDWKETCSVCPGSGTGRLYTFEEIEIQRKQKSV
- a CDS encoding rhomboid family intramembrane serine protease yields the protein MRRIGSVENETLAHRFCDYLVTLSIDAAADSNGDAENPRWDIWIREEKDVDEARKQFALFEQSPESESYKVKSKADAIRNERVNHHQRRIAEQRKLQRSMPASRGGAVGGLGGPGMPGRQQRIPVVIAVIAMSVIASFSGGFGQPRPSRDGSALTTEQSVDYALSFVDRRDYIESDGDWFASVRKGEVWRFITPLLLHADPLHLAFNMIWIFLLGSAIERLHGSIFLIILLFVSQLAGMMLQVSLPAADSLPPILHAVAGSPFAIGASGAVYGLFGYLWIRPQTDSTYPIRMSQGNVMLMLGWLVLCMTGMFGPIANGAHLGGLIAGVIAAFLTSPKR